The Hemiscyllium ocellatum isolate sHemOce1 chromosome 27 unlocalized genomic scaffold, sHemOce1.pat.X.cur. SUPER_27_unloc_4, whole genome shotgun sequence DNA window ATTAAGGTGTTTTTATACTTTTGGTTAAATgtttctgtgtgcagttctggagaGAACCCAGATGGGTAtgtctcagaaaaaaaaatgctttttggAAATGAAACATGCCACTGATGTCTGAATGTATATTTGGAATTAAGTTTCTTCAGAAAAGATTATAAACTGAAAACTGAAATCACGAACTCACACAGTACAGAGGAATGTTACTCGATATGCATGCCAATCCCCACCCATGAAGCTGGAAACCAAATAGTCCTCAAACCTTTGCTGTTTCCCAACTATCCAACACGCATTTTGTGTTCGAATAATAGTTCAATTAGAATACAAGAGTTATTGACGAATTTGCTCATGCTGTATCCCTCTTGTGTAAAATGTAACACGTCATCTACTTAACTGATTGACTTTCTGTTAACAGAGTGTAAAGAAGAAACACGTTATGTTAGACGCTGGTTTACATAAAGCGAGAATTCTTCCCTTGAACAGGATGTTTCCTTTATAAACAGTGCATTAACAAACAATCAATACTAATCAATCGAGCAGATTCTGGATAAAGACAATCCCGCTCAAATCCATCCAAGACCCCAGCTCGAATTTCACCTCCTCAAGCCTCTGCTAACACGATTTTGTGCAGCTCTCTCTGCGCTCTGTGATGTTGGGTGTCTGTAACCCCATCGTGTTCAGCTTCTTGTGCAGGTTTCTCCGTGCTCTGTGTTACCGTGTCAATAAAAAAATGCTCCACCCTGAGTAACATTTATTTGAAATATTTCTCCGTGTTTTGTAGCATTGTGTCTGTAATCACCCCATGTTCAGGTATTTTGGAGCAGTCTCCGTGATCTGTGGCACTCTGTCTGTAATTCTCTGCATGTTCAGGTTTTTGTGCAGCTCTCTCCGTACTGTGTATCACTGTGCGCGCTGAGAGCCGACTCAGTGCATAGTAATACACAGCGGAGTCACTCAGTTGAGTTTGCGAGATCATTAACCAACCGATTTTTGCCGTAGCATCAAGAGAAGCAGAGATTCGTCCGCCTGCAACATTTTCTTTATTCTGCTCTCCTGAGGTGTGTCTTTGAAGCATATATTTCAGAGGTTGGCCTGGGGACTGACAGTACCAGTAAACTGTGTACTGACAGATCCCTGAGTATTCACAGCTTAATGTGACGGTGTCACCAGCAGCAGAGGTTTGGAGTGGTGGACTCCGGGACACCAGAGAACCGAAACTTGTGGGATGACATTCAACAGATATTCAGTCAATGGTGAAATTGCAAATCACGGGAGTTATTCTGTTCATTTTATTGATATTAGATTTGAATATGTTATGTTTTATCAGAATGTAAAGCAATGAGGAGATGAGATGGCAATTATTTTACATATCTTCTTCTTGTGATGTGCAATACATTGCCAAAACGGCTGCTGGAAACAGAATCAACAGTCAAATTCAAATGGGTAATCGATTGCAGCTGAATCAGGCAAACAATGCAGGGCTATGTGGAGAACGTAAGTGCATTAGGAACAATTACAAAGGATTCTGTAGAAAACAGTATTCACACATTCTGTGGACAGACTAACTCGAACGATCATCTTGTCGTCATCTTGAAAGCTGGAGGGCATAAGgtgaaggtgaaaggagaaagatttaaaagggacacatATGACAGCTATTTTGCACAGAGCGTGGAGTGTATATGAAATGAATTGCCAAGGAAGTCTTAGAGACAGGTATAGTGAAATCATTTAAAAATCGTTTGGAAATCGATGATGGGCAGAAATGTTTAAATAGATGcaggccaaacgctggcaaatggaaaacATTGGTTTGGGAAACCTGATAATTTGGTTGATGCTATAACTCTATAATAAATTTCCAAACT harbors:
- the LOC132808260 gene encoding uncharacterized protein LOC132808260 gives rise to the protein MSNLFGLILCVCLPCYFSQSVTQSPVAVNKKECQSLTINCVFKSRYSYQYFESGHFFRQTRQATQWERISGGGRFVVSTDKAQKTFSLEIRDVRVEDTATYYCKARYWDGTHSDDDYVDGTGTALTVTAGNFGSLVSRSPPLQTSAAGDTVTLSCEYSGICQYTVYWYCQSPGQPLKYMLQRHTSGEQNKENVAGGRISASLDATAKIGWLMISQTQLSDSAVYYYALSRLSARTVIHSTERAAQKPEHAENYRQSATDHGDCSKIPEHGVITDTMLQNTEKYFK